The sequence ATCCCCGAGAGCGCGCTCGACCTGGCCAGGGCCCGGGGGCACGCGGCCGAGGGCGGGCGTATGAGCGCCGCCGGCGAGCACGTGGTCGCGGGCAGGCGGCTCCGGCTGGCTCTGGCGGAATGGCGCGGGGATCCGCTCACGGACTTCGCGGGCGCCTCCTGGGCCGTGGAGGAGATCGCCCATCTGACCGAGTTCCGGCTGACGCTGGAGGAGGAGGTGGCCGAGGCCGACCTCGCCCTCGGCCGGGGATCCACGCTGACCGGCGGGCTGGCCCAGCTCGTCGCCGCCCACCCGTTCAGGGAGCGGCTCCGCGTGCTCGGCGCCCACGCGCTCTACCAGGCCGGACGGCAGGCCGAGGCGCTGGCCGTGCTCGCCGAGGGGCGCAGGCTGCTGGTGGAGGGCCTGGGGCTGGACCCCGACCCCCGGTCCAGGGAGATGGAGCGGCGCATCCTCGCCCAGGATCCCGCCCTCACGCCCCGGGTCCGCGCGACGGTACGGCAGGGCGCGCGGCTGGTCGGCAGGGACGCCGAGGTCCGGGTGCTGGACCTGGCGGTCGCGGGGGAGGGCCACCGGGTGGTCCTGCTGGCCGGGGAGCCGGGGATCGGCAAGACCAGCCTGGCCGAGCAGGCCGCCGAGGCCGCCCGCTCCGCGGAACGCCGGGTGGTGTGGGGCCGCTGCTGGGACGGCGCCGGCGCGCCGCCCTTCTGGCCGTGGACGCAGGCCGTACAGGAACTGGTCGGCGGGGACGGCGGGCCGGCCCAGCTCGCCGCCACCGGGCAGTTCCAGCTCTACGAGGCGTTCGCCCGGCTGCTGAACGAGCACGGCCGGGTCCTGGTCGTCCTCGACGACCTCCAGTGGGCGGACGCGTCGTCGCTCCGGCTGCTGGAGTTCCTCGCCTCCACCCGCCTCTGCCCGGAGCTGACCGTGGTGGCGACCTACCGCGACACCGACGTACAGGCCGGGGGGACGCTGGAACGCGCCCTCGGCGCGCTGGTACGGCTGCCGCACGTGCGGCGGCTCCTGCTGCGGGGGTTCGGTGAGGAGGAGGTCCGCGAATACCTCGGCCGGGCCGGTGCCGATCCGGGCCGGGCGGCGGAGATGGGCAGGCTGACCGCGGGAAACCCGTTCTTCCTGGGGGAGGTCCTGCAGCTGGGGGAGACACCGCAGGCCCTGTCCGACGTCGTGCGCGGCCGGATGGCCGGCCTGCCGCCGGACACCGAGGAGGTGCTGACCGTCGCGGCCCTGCTCGGCCGGGACGCGGCGACCGACATCCTGCTCCGGGTGCTGGAGCTGCCCGAGGACCGGGTGCTCGACATCGTCGACGCCGCGGTCCGGGCCCGGCTGCTGGTCGAGGGCGATGGCCTGACCTGTCGTTTCGTCCATGACATCGTCCGCGACGTGCTGCGCGAGGCGCTGCCGCCGCTGCGCCGCCGGCGGCTGCACGCGCGGATCGCCGAGGTGCTGGAGGAGCGGAGCGGGACCCGCCTCACCGAGATCGCCCACCACTACCGCGAGGGCCTGCTGACCCCCCGGATGACGGGCAAGGCCATCGGCTACACCCGGCGCGCGGCGGCCCAGGCGATGGCGCAGTTCGCCCACGAGGACGCGGTGGAGAACCTGGAGCAGGCGATCGAGATGATCGACCGGCTCCCCAGGACCGACGACGCGCTCCGCTGCGACCTCCTGCTCGACCTGGCCGAGGCCCAGGCGGCGGCGGGCACGAACATCGCCGCCCACGCCTCCCTGGAGGCCGCCGCCGAGATCGCCGAGGGACTCGGCGACGTCAACCGGCTGGCCCGCGCGGCGCTGGGCTTCTCCGACCCCATCTACCTGGGCATGTACGAGGAGATGACCGGCATCGACCGGCTCGCCGAGCGCATCGACCGCGTCCTCGCCTCCGACCTGGCGGAGGACTCGCCGTGGCGGGCCCGGCTGCTCGCCGCCGCCGCGATGACCGGTTTCACGGTCCGGTCCGTCGAGCACAGCGTGGCGATGGCGCACGAGGCGGTACGGCTGGCCCGCCGTACCGGCGACGACCGGACCCTGGCCGCCGCGCTGATCGCCCTGGAGATGCTGCTCAGGCACGACCACGACCGCGACGGCGCGCGGGCGGTCATCGACGAGATCGTGGAGATCGGCCGCCGCACCGGCGACCTGGCCACCGAGTGGAACGGCCGCGAGTGCGAGTACGTCGAGCTGGTCGCCCAGGGCCGGACGGACCGGGCAGCCGATCTGCTGGCCTGGCTCGGGGAGACCGCGGAGCGGCTCCGGCTCCCCTCGATGGTCAGCCTGGCCGCCTGGCAGCGCGCGATCCACGCCTACCTGGGCGGGCGTTTCGCCGACGCCCTCGCCGCGGCCGAGGAGTCCGGCGCGGCCCACCCGGAGGGGGCCCTGGGCCGGAGCGAGACCCACCTGCGCAGCGGCGTGCTGCACTTCTTCGCCCTGAGGGCCCGGGGCGCGGCCGGCGAGGCGCTCGCGCTGGCCGACGAGATGCTCGGCCGGCGCCCCGGCGAGTGGTCCTGGCGGATCCTGCGCTGCCTGGCCCTGATCGACCTGGGCGGGACCGATGAGGCGCGCGCGGTCTTCGCCGGGCTCGTCCGCGACGTCTCCACGCCCATCGGCCCGGACCTGGCCTACCGGTTCGTGTCGGACGCCCTCAGCGAGATCTGCGCGGCGCTCGGCGACGTGGCCGCCGGGCGGGCCCTGTACGACCGGCTCGCCCCGAGCGCGGGCCGGCTGCTGGGCTGGTCGGTGACCGACCTGTGCCTGGGACGGCTCGCGCTGCTGGAGGGAGACGGGGAACGGGCCGAGGCCCACCTGCGGGCCGCGGAGGCGTTCGTCCGCCGCTCGGGGGCGGAGGTGTACGAACCCGCGCTCCGGGACCTGCGGGCACGACAGGCGACTCTTAGTCCTCCTTTGGGATAAAGGGGATGAAGGTCGCCGTGTTGAGGGTGGGAAAGCACGCATGGCTAGGGCAGCATTGGGCATGTCTTCTCACCGCTGAAGGGCGGTGTAATGATCGAGATATGGCCGGGTGACCCCTATCCCCTCGGGGCCACCTATGACGGTGCGGGGACCAACTTCGCGCTCTTTACCGAGGCCGCGGAGCGGGTCGAGCTGTGCCTGTTCGACGATGACAACCAGGAGACCAGGGTCCCGTTCACCGAGTGTGAGGGATACGTCTGGCACGGTTACCTGCCGGGCGTCGGCCCCGGGCAGCGGTACGGCTATCGCGTGCACGGCCCGTACGACCCGGGGCGCGGCCTCCGGTGCAACCCCGCCAAGCTCCTGCTCGACCCCTACGCCAAGGCGGTGGAGGGGGACGTGAACTGGGACGAGGCGGCCTACGGCTACCGCTTCGGGCAGCCGGACAGCCGTAACGACACCGACTCGGCCCCGTTCGTCCCCCGCTCCATCGTGATCAATCCGTTCTTCGGATGGGGGCACGACCGCCCTCCGGCGACGCCGTACCACGACACAGTGATCTACGAGGCCCACGTCAAGGGCCTGACGATCAACCATCCGAAGATCCCCGAGCGGATCCGCGGCACCTACGCGGCCATCGGCCATCCGGAGATCATCGATCACCTGACCGGGCTCGGCGTGACGGCGATCGAGCTCATGCCGGTGCACCAGTTCGTCACCGACCACGTCCTCAGCGAGCGGGGGCTGACGAACTACTGGGGCTACAACAGCATCGGGTTCTTCGCCCCGCACAACGCCTATTCGAGCACCGGCCAGCGCGGCGGGCAGGTGCTGGAGTTCAAGGCCATGGTCAAGGCGCTGCACGAGGCGAACATCGAGGTCATCCTCGACGTGGTCTACAACCACACCGCCGAGGGCAACCACCTGGGCCCCACGCTGAGCATGCGGGGGATCGACAACGCCGACTACTACCGGCTGGTCGAGAACGACAAGCGCTACTACATGGACACCACGGGGACCGGCAACAGCCTGTTCATGCGCTCCCCGCACGTGCTTCAGATGATCATGGACTCGCTCCGCTACTGGGTCATCGAGATGCACGTGGACGGCTTCCGGTTCGACCTGGCGGCGACGCTGGCGAGGGAGCTGCACGAGGTGGACCGGCTGAGCGCCTTCTTCGACCTGGTCCAGCAGGACCCGGTGCTGTCGCAGGTCAAGCTGATAGCCGAGCCGTGGGACGTCGGCCCCGGCGGCTACCAGGTGGGCAACTTCCCCGCCCGGTGGACCGAGTGGAACGGCATGTACCGCGACACGATCCGCGACCTGTGGCGGGGCGAGCCGGCCTCGCTCCCGGAGTTCGCCTCCCGGCTGACCGGCTCCAGCGACCTCTACCAGGACGACAGCCGCCGCCCGGCCGCCTCGATCAACTTCGTCACCTGCCACGACGGCTTCACCCTCCAGGACCTCGTCTCCTACAACGGCAAGCACAACGAGGCCAACGGCGAGCACAACCGGGACGGCACCGACGACAACCGCTCCTGGAACTGCGGGGCGGAGGGGCCCGCCTCGCTCGCGATCGAGTCGCTGCGCGAGCAGCAGAAGCGCAACTTCCTGACCACCCTGTTCCTGTCCCAGGGCGTGCCGATGATCTCCCACGGCGACGAGCTGGGACGCACCCAGCAGGGCAACAACAACGTCTACTGCCAGGACAACGAGCTGAGCTGGGTGGACTGGTCCGACGTCCGGGAGAACTGGCTGCTGCTGGAGTTCACCCGGCGGCTGGCCAAGCTCCGTTCCGACCACCCGGTCTTCCGGCGGCGCCGGTTCTTCTACGGCCGGCCGGTGCGGGGCTCGGAGGACAACCTCAGCGACATCGCCTGGTTCACCCCGCAGGGGGAGAAGATGACCGACGCCGACTGGAACGTGGGCTACGCCAAGTCGCTGGCCGTCTTCCTGAACGGCGACGCCATCACCGAGCCGGACCGCCGGGGACGGCAGATCACCGACGACTCGTTCCTGCTGCTGTTCAACGCCCACCACGACGTCATCAAATTCACGATTCCCAAGGACTACGGCGAGATGTGGCTGACGGAGATCGACACGGCGATGCCGATCACAGTGGACACCCGGATCTGCCGGGCGGGTGAGGACGTGCCGGTGGTCGGCAGGTCGGTAAGGGTGTTGCGGCGTGTCTGAGCGATTCGTGGATCCGATCTCGACCTACCGGATCCAGCTGACTCCCGACTTCGGCTTCGCCGAGGTGGCCGCGCTCGCCCCCTACCTGAAGGACCTGGGGATCAGCCACGTCTACCTGTCGCCGATCCTGCAGGCGGTGCCGGAGTCGCGGCACGGCTACGACGTGACCGACCACTCCCGGATCCGCGCGGAGTTCGGCGGCGTCGAGGGCCTGCGGGCACTGTCGGCGACGCTGGCCGAGCACGGGCTGGGGATCGTCGTGGACATCGTGCCCAACCACATGACGGTCCCGGTGCCCGAGTCCGGCAACGCGCCGCTGTGGTCGGTCCTCAAGGACGGGCAGGCGTCGCCGTACGCGCCGTGGTTCGACATCGAGTGGACCGGCGGCAAGGTGAGCATGCCGGTGCTCGGCGACGACACCGAGCCGGTGGTGGACGGCGACGTGCTGCGCTACCACGACCACGAGTTCCCCTTTCCCGACACCTGCTACCGGCTGGTCGACTGGCGCGAGGGCCCCGGCTACCGGCGTTTCTTCGACGTGTCCTCCCTGATCGGGCTGCGGGTGGAAGACCCGGAGGTGTTCGACGCCACCCACGAGGTGATCCTGGGGTTGATCGAGGAGGGGGTCGTGCACGGCCTGCGGGTCGACCACCCCGACGGGCTGGCCGAGCCGCGCGGCTACCTGTCCCGGCTCCGCGAGGCCTCGGGCGTGTGGACCGTGGCGGAGAAGATCCTCGTCGGCTCCGAGCAGCTGCCCGCCGACTGGGACTGCGACGGCACCACCGGCTACGAGGTGCTCAACCGGATCACCCGGCTGTTCGTGGACCCCGCCGGGGGCAAGCCGCTGCTGGAGCTGTTCGTCACCCGGACCGGGATGCCGTCCGACTACGCCACGGTGGTGCGCCAGTCCAAGCGGGAGGTCCTCGACCTGTTCTTCAGCGCCGAGGTCGACCGGCTGAACGCCGTCGTCGGCTCCGACCGCGAGACGCTGGTGGAGCTGCTCGCCGCGATGCCGGTCTACCGGGCCTACGCGGTGCCGGGAGAGCCGGTGCCCGAGATCTCGGCCTCGATCGTCGAGGCGGCCGGGCGGGTCGCCGCGGCCCGGCTGCCCGAGGGCGCCCCGGTCGCGGAGGTCGTCGACCGGGTGCTGCGCGGCCCGGCGGAGGCCGTCACCCGGTTCCAGCAGACCTGCGGGCCGGTGATGGCCAAGGGGGTGGAGGACACCGCGCTCTACCGGTGGTATCCGCTGGCGTGCCTGAACGAGGTGGGCGGGGAGCCGGACCACTTCGAGGGGACACCGGGCGAGTTCCACACGTTCGCCCGGGAGATGTCGCCGACCGCGATGACGACGCTGTCCACCCACGACACCAAGCGCTCCGAGGACGTCCGCGCCCGGCTGGCCGTGCTGTCGGAGCTGCCCGGGGAGTGGGCGGCGGCGGTGGGGGAGTGGTCCTCGAAGGTCTCCTTCGACCCGGCGCTCGACTACCTGGCCTGGCAGAACCTGATGGCCGCCTGGCCCATCGGCCCGGACAGGTTCTTCGACTACCTGTTCAAGGCGGCGCGCGAGGCCAAGACCTCGATCTCCTGGGCCGCCCCCGACCCCGCCTACGAGGCCGGCATCCGCGACTTCGTCAGCCGGGCGATCGACGAGTGCGGCGCCTCGGTCGCGGAGTTCGCCGCCGGGATCGAGCCCTACGCCCGGTCCAACTCGCTGGGCCAGAAGCTCGTCCAGCTCATGCTGCCGGGCGTGCCCGACCTCTACTGGGGCAACGAGATCACCGACTTCTCCCTGGTGGACCCGGACAACCGCCGCCCGGTCGACTTCCCGCTCCGCCGCGGGATGCTCGCCGGGGAGGGCGGATCCCCGTGGGACGAGGCCAAGCTGCTGGTCACCGTCCAGGCGCTGAACCTGCGGCGGCGGCTCGACCCGGCCGCGCCGTACGTCCCGCTGGAGGCGGGCGAGCACGTGATCGCCTTCGCCCGCGGGGAGCGGGCAGTGACGGTGGCCACCCGGCTGCCGGCCGGGCTGGCGCGGCGCGGCGGCTGGGGGAGCGAGACGATCACGCTTCCGCACGGCGCCTGGCGCGACCTGCTGACCGGCGCCGAGCATACCGGCCGGATCCCGCTGGCCCACCTGCTGTCGACCTACCCCGTCGCGCTTCTGGAAAGGGAGTAGCCCATGTTCGAGGTCTGGGCGCCGCAGGCGACGGCGGTCGATGTGGAGATCGGGGAGATCCGCCATCCGATGGCCGCCGGGACGGGCGGCTGGTGGTCGGCGGAGGTGCCGGGGGCAGGTCACGGGACCGACTACAGGTTCCGGGTGGACGGCGGCGAGCCGCTGCCGGACCCCCGGACCCGGTGGCAGCCCGAGGGGATCTTCGGGCCGAGCCGGGTCTACGAGCACGACCGGTACGTCTGGGGTGACGGGCTGTGGCGCGGGCGCGACCTGCCGGGGTCGGTGATCTACGAGCTGCACGTCGGCACCTTCACCCCCGCCGGGACCTTCGACGCGGCGATCGGGAAGCTTGAGCACCTCGCCGGGCTCGGCGTCGACTTCGTCGAGGTCATGCCGGTGCCGCCGGTGCCGGGGGAGCGCAACTGGGGCTACGACGGGGTGGACCTGTGGGCCGTCACCGAGAACTACGACGGCCCCGACGGTCTCAAGCGCTTCGTGGACGCCTGCCACCGGCAGGGCATCGGCGTCATCCTCGACGTCGTCTACAACCATCTCGGCCCGTCGGGGAACTTCCTGGCCCCGTTCGGCCCCTACTTCCACTCCAGCGCCTCCTCCTTCTGGGGGCAGGCGGTCAACCTGGACGGCCCCGGCTCCGACGAGGTGCGCCGCTACTTCATCGGCAACGCGCTGCAGTGGCTGCGCGACTACCACATCGACGGCCTGCGGCTGGACGCCGTGCACGCGCTGCACGACAGGCGGGCCGTGCACCTGCTGGAGGAGATGGCCGCGGAGGTGGAGGCGCTGTCGGCGGCCGTGGGCAGGCCGCTGACGCTCATCGCCGAGTCCGACCTCAACGACCCCCGGCTGGTGACCCCGCGCGAGGCCGGCGGGTACGGCCTGGCCGCGGCCTGGAACGACGACGTCCACCACGCCCTGCACGTGGCGGTGACCGGGGAGCGGCACGGCTACTACGACGACTTCGCCGGAGCGCTGCCCAAGGTCCTCGCCTCGGCCTACTACCACGACGGCACCTACTCGGCCTTCCGGGGGCGCTCCCACGGCCGTCCGGCCCGTCACGTGCCCGGCTACCGGTTCGTCTGCGCCGCGCAGAACCACGACCAGATCGGCAACCGTGCTGAGGGCGACCGGATGGCGCCGGAGGCGCTGCGGCTGGCCGCCGGGCTGCTGCTCACCTCGCCGTTCACCCCCATGCTGTTCATGGGGGAGGAGTGGGGAGCGCGCACGCCGTTCCTGTTCTTCACCGACCACGTCGAGCCGCAGCTCCGCGAGGGCGAGGCGGACCGGCGGCGGCGGGAGTTCGTCGGCTTCGGCTACGACGACTGGGCCGAGAAGGCGCCGGACCCGGGGGAGGAGCTGACGTTCCTGCGCTCCAAGCTCGACTGGAGCGAGCTCGACGACGACGCCCACCGGGTCCATCTCGACTGGTACCGGGCCCTGATCGCGCTGCGCCGCGCGCATCCGGACCTGTCGGACCCGAGGCTCGACCGGGTCCGGGCCGAGCACGACGGCTCCTGGCTGGTGGTCCACCGGGGGGCGTTCCGGGTGGCCGTCAACTTCGGCGCCACGCCGGTCTCCCTCGACCTCACGGCCCCGGCCCAGGTCGTGCTCGCCTCCGACCCCGGCGTCCACCTGGACTCCGGCCTCACCCTCCCGGCCCGTTCCCTGGCGGTGCTCCGCCTCGCCGGGACCTGATCAGTCCCGGCCGTCCGGCCCGGAGCCGCGCTCGGCGTCGATCGCACCGAGTTCGGCCCGGATCGCGGCCTCCCTCCTGGCGTCCAGGATTCCGGCCCGGCGGGAGGCGGCCGTCATGTGCTCCCGGACCTTGAGCTCGGCCTGGTGGGCGTGGACCTCGTCGGCGTCCCGCCGCACGCGCTTGCCGCGGTCCAGGTCGACCGTGTGGGCCTCCTCCCGGTCGGAGAGCTGCTCGGCCAGCCGCCGGTCGTAGGAGGTGGGCCGGCTCAGCAGCTTGGTCAGCACCGGGGAGCAGTCGATCAGCAGGAACAGCAGCGTCAGGAAGGTGTGGGCGAGCAGGATCGAGTCCTTCTCGGCGGAGAGCGCCGCCAGCGTCTCCATCCGCTCCAGCAGCCCGGGACTGTCCGGGCGCGCCTCGTCCTGTCTGCGCACCTCGCTGTCGATCGCCTCGGCGACCTGCGCCTCGTACTTCATGCCGGAGACCCGCTCGGTGCCGGAGAGCTCGATGATCTGAGCGTCCAGGCCGGCCATGCCCGTGGAGAGCTGCCCGATGTTGCTGGTGTTCCGGTAGTCGTTCACGTCGGCGCGGAGCCTCTGGCAGTTCACCCCCTCGCCCGCCCGGCCGGTCCGCCCGGCACCGGAGGTGCCGTTGCACTCCAGGTCGGCGGCGCGCTGCTTGCGGGCCAGGATCCGCTGCTTGGCGTTGAACTCCCTGGAGAGCTTCGCGCGGGTCGCCTCCAGCGCCTTGCGCGCATCCGTGTCGTTGGGCTTGGGCAGGTTGAGCCTGAACTCCCGGCACTTCACCGGGTCGGCGGCGGGCTCTCCGGCCTTCGGGTAGCAGGAGGCGTAGTCGCTGCGCAGGGTCTTGTCGGCCTCCTGGTAGTCCTGCTCGATCCGCTGCAGGATCGCCGACTCGAAGATCCTGATCGTCAGCGGCTCGGCGATGATCACACCGACCACCACGGCGATCAGCAGGCGGGGCAGCAGCATTCTCCGGCGCCCCCGGCCGATCACGCCGTTGGTGCTGATGACCAGCCAGCTGTCGAGGATCCCGATGAGCACGCCCCAGATGAGGGCGATCAGGACCACCACCGGCCATGGCGCGTCGAAGACCGACCGGAGCGCGTAGCCCATCGACATCGCCGCCATCACCGCGGTGGCCACCACCAGCGCGCCCTGGCGGGTGTAGCGGGGCCGCTCCTCCGGCACCCGGGTGAGCAGCACCTCGTCGATCCCGACGACGGAGCGGAGCAGGCGGCCGGGGCTCCACGCGCTCCGCGGGCGGTAGCCGTCCCGCGGGTCCCGCGGAGGCGTCTCGTCGGCCGGCCCGGTGGTCTGGCCCACCGTCTCAATCGCCAATGTCTTCCTCCTTCAGCCGGGCGGGACGGTCGTTCTCCGCGTACCGGCGCTCCTGCGGGGCGGGGGGGTCCTGGAGCGCGGGCCGGGCGTCGTCGCGGGTGATCTCCGTGCGCCTCTCGTGCTGCAGGGGACGCCTGCGGCTGGTGAGCTCGTCGGCCAGTCTCTGCACATGCTCGACCATGGAGCCCTGGTCGGTGTGCCCGCGCTCGACGAGGATCCGGACGAGCTCAAGCTGGGCGGCGGCCTCCCTGTCCTCGATCTCCTCCGCGCGCCGCCGCGCCTCGGCCTCCGCCAGGATTTTCCTGTCCTCCAGCTCCTGGGCCCGGCGCCGCGCCTCGGCCTCCGCCAGGGCTTTCCTGTCCTCCAGCTCCTGGGCCCGGCGCCGTGCCTCGGCCTCCGCCCCGGCCTCGGCCGTGATCTTCCTGTCCTCGATCTCCTGCGCCCGCTGCCTGGCCTCGGCCTGCAGCCTCCGGTCCCACTGGAGCCCGTCGCGGTTGTCGTCGCGCTCCCACCCGGCCCGGGTGACCTCCCAGTCCCGGCCCCACTGGCTCTGCTCCCGTTCCGTCTCGCGCCTCCACCGGAGATCCTTTTCTTCCTTCTCCCGCCGCAGCCGTTCGCGCTCGTCGGAGCGGGCAAGGTGATCGCCGGCGCTCAGGCCGCCCTGGACCCGGGTCATCGCCTCGATCTTGTCGGGGTCGGTGCCCACGGCCTCGTGCAGGCGCAGGCCCTCGTCGATGTCGAAGGTGCGCTGCCGGTAGTCGCGCCGCCGCTTCTCCTCGGCCTCGTCGTACTGCATCTTCCAGCCGAACTCCCGCTCGACGATCTGCCGTTCCTGGTCGAAGGCGGTCTTCTGCCGGTGCAGCCGTTCCTGGAGTTCGATCCGCTGCGTCTCCAGCTCCTGCTGGAGCCTCTCGATGTGGGACTGGGCCGCGATGTTCTCCTCTTCGAGGGCGCGCTCCTTCTCCCGCTGCCTGCGGAGGCTCTCGTCCCGGCGCTGCTCCTCCATGATCTCGGCGGGGGTGAGCACCTCCACCGCCGTCAGCTCGACCATCATGCCCGTGAAGACCGGCGGCCTGGTCCTGGCGTAGGTGTCCAGCGCCGACCTGAACCGCCGGTGCGCCTCCCGGACCGCCTCGATGCCGTACTCCATGCCGAGGTGCTGGATCCCGTCGCAGCTCTTGACGTAGGTGAGCAGGGCCTCCCGGATGTCCCGGCGGCCGCCCTCGGCGATCCGCAGCGGGTCGCGGACGGTGCACGCGAACGTCGCCCTCAGCGTGAAGTCCTGCAGGCCGCCTTCCGAGGGCACCTGCATCTCCAGGATGACGGGCCGCTCCCTGGTCATGTCGACGACGCAGTAGCTCGTGGCGGCCGCCAGGTCCTGGTCGCGGTCCTTGGGGGTGCCGTCGTCGGCGCGTACGAGCCTCCTGCCGACCCGCAGGACGACGACCTCGTGCGGGAGGGGGTAGGGCACGGCGCCCGCCTTGCGCTGGACCGGGCCCCTTCTCCAGAACCGGCCGCGGCCGGCGCCGGGCGCGAGCGTGTCCAGAGCGGTGATCGGATAGCCGGCCTGCTCCGGAGGGGACGGCGACGGTTCGGTGACGATCGGCTGGGTCATCGGCTCTCCACGGGGTGCGGTCGGGAGTTCGGCGTGAAGATCGAAAGCAGGATGCTGAGGAGCAGCCGGCCGCTGCTCTGCGGATCCCTGCGGCGGTTCACGTAGCGCTCGAACTCGCTTCTGAACGGTCCGTGCTCATGGTCCGGAAGGCTGGCGGCCAGGGCCTCGGCCAGCGGGCGCAGGCGCTCCTCCGGCGACGGACTGAGAACGCTCATGGCATGCAGGACGTCGTAAAGGGCTTCGAAGGCGGCGGCGCGGGCCGGCCGGTTGACGATGGCGGTGCTCCAGATCTTCGCGAACGGTCCCAGGAGCGTGCCGGGCATCAGCAGGTGGCGGGCGGCGGCCGGATGCCCCGTCGTCCCGTCCCTGATCGAGAGTACGGCGAGGGCCACGTTCAGCGTGCGCAGCAGCTGGGGGCTGCCGGGACGCGGATGCTGTCTCAGCCGCATCTCCAGGTCGTCCAGCACCACCCTGGCATCGCGGGCCGCGCCCGACACGAGCGTGGCGTAGAGCCGGGCCACCGCCTCCCGCCCCTCGTAGGGCGGCCCGTTCTCCATGAGGTGCCACAGCTGGCTCAGGGCCTCGGCGGGGTAACGTACCCCGAGCTCCCCGCAGAAGGCCTCGGCGGCCGCCAGCCTGCGCAGGGCGATCCCGCTCCGGGACCACCGGATCGCCGTGCGCAGGGCCAGGGGCGCGGTCGTGTCCTCCACGCACATGCACCACAGGACGTAGATGGCCGTGTCCCAGGAGCGCGGGCCGTACTCGCCGGCCGACCAGGGCTGCAGGAACACCTCGCGTACGGCGTCGAAGGAGTCGTGCCCGCACAGCAGCGCCAGCCCGGCCGCGATCTGGAGGCGCGTCTCGGGCCCCGAGGCCTGGACGGTCTCCAGCAGCCAGGCGAAGACCGGGGCCCAGAAGCGGTCGTCGAACTGCGCGCACAGCTCGGCGGCGACGTGCCTGCGGTGGCCGTACTCCCGGAAGACCAGGCAGCGCCGCGGCGGGCCGGGGATGTCGACGTCCATCTCGGTCACCAGATACTCGATCTTGATGAGCGAGTCGCCGTCGCGCCGCGGGCGACGGGCGGCGAGGACGCCGGCGCGGACGGCCGGCGCCTCCGGCTCCTCGGCGACGGGGGCCGTCCGTTCCCTGAGCCGGGCCAGATGGGCCTCGAAACGGCGCTCGGGCATGCCGACCATGAAGAGCAGCGCGGTGACCTCCAGGATCTCGTCGTCGGTCCGCCTGCCGTCCTCGAACCAGGCCACCACCCGGCCGGTCAGGTCAAGGCCGCCGCGCGCCTCCTCCAGGGACGTGCCCCCCGCCAGCTGTACGGCGAACCGCACCACGTCGCCGAGGTCGTGGGCGGAGGTGATCTCCTGTGTGGCGGCGGTGACCCGCGCGGGGTCGACGCCGTGCGCGAGAAGGACGTCCCGGTGAGCGGGCTGGCTCCAGCCGATGTGCGGTATGGCCCCGGACCGCGTGTCGGTGAGGGGCGTCACGACCGTGAGGACCAGGTAGGCCCCCGCCTCCTGCACCCGCCGCGCGATCTCGCCCAGCGTGAAGTCCGCCAGTTCGGTCTGCTCGCCGGAGCTCACCAGCCCGCAGGCCAGGTAGCCGGCGCCCTCGGTGTAGTCGCGTTCGGCGAGCCAGCCGAGCGGATCCGCCGGTGACAGCGTCACCAGCGGGCCGCCGGCGACCGTGTGGAGCAGGTTGATGGCGGAGGTGCGCTTGCCCAGGCCCGCGGCGCCGTACAGCGCGACCACGTGGTTGCCGCGCAGCTCGGACAGGGCGTGCGCGTGCGGTGCCGGTGGCGCGTAGCGGTGCACGGCGGAGTCGATGTCGGCGGGTGAGACCTTGCCCGAGGCGCGGCGGCTCTGCGTCCGGGCGCCGTCACCGGAGATCCCGACGGTGCCGCCGTGGGTGTGGACGCT comes from Streptosporangium roseum DSM 43021 and encodes:
- a CDS encoding BTAD domain-containing putative transcriptional regulator; the encoded protein is MDFRVLGPVGVVADDGTSLDIGPYQQRAVLALCALAAPRPVGLSRMIDALWEDGPPPGAVNTVQAYVSKLRRVFEPGRRRDVPPTILVSRPGGYALDIPESALDLARARGHAAEGGRMSAAGEHVVAGRRLRLALAEWRGDPLTDFAGASWAVEEIAHLTEFRLTLEEEVAEADLALGRGSTLTGGLAQLVAAHPFRERLRVLGAHALYQAGRQAEALAVLAEGRRLLVEGLGLDPDPRSREMERRILAQDPALTPRVRATVRQGARLVGRDAEVRVLDLAVAGEGHRVVLLAGEPGIGKTSLAEQAAEAARSAERRVVWGRCWDGAGAPPFWPWTQAVQELVGGDGGPAQLAATGQFQLYEAFARLLNEHGRVLVVLDDLQWADASSLRLLEFLASTRLCPELTVVATYRDTDVQAGGTLERALGALVRLPHVRRLLLRGFGEEEVREYLGRAGADPGRAAEMGRLTAGNPFFLGEVLQLGETPQALSDVVRGRMAGLPPDTEEVLTVAALLGRDAATDILLRVLELPEDRVLDIVDAAVRARLLVEGDGLTCRFVHDIVRDVLREALPPLRRRRLHARIAEVLEERSGTRLTEIAHHYREGLLTPRMTGKAIGYTRRAAAQAMAQFAHEDAVENLEQAIEMIDRLPRTDDALRCDLLLDLAEAQAAAGTNIAAHASLEAAAEIAEGLGDVNRLARAALGFSDPIYLGMYEEMTGIDRLAERIDRVLASDLAEDSPWRARLLAAAAMTGFTVRSVEHSVAMAHEAVRLARRTGDDRTLAAALIALEMLLRHDHDRDGARAVIDEIVEIGRRTGDLATEWNGRECEYVELVAQGRTDRAADLLAWLGETAERLRLPSMVSLAAWQRAIHAYLGGRFADALAAAEESGAAHPEGALGRSETHLRSGVLHFFALRARGAAGEALALADEMLGRRPGEWSWRILRCLALIDLGGTDEARAVFAGLVRDVSTPIGPDLAYRFVSDALSEICAALGDVAAGRALYDRLAPSAGRLLGWSVTDLCLGRLALLEGDGERAEAHLRAAEAFVRRSGAEVYEPALRDLRARQATLSPPLG
- the glgX gene encoding glycogen debranching protein GlgX, translated to MIEIWPGDPYPLGATYDGAGTNFALFTEAAERVELCLFDDDNQETRVPFTECEGYVWHGYLPGVGPGQRYGYRVHGPYDPGRGLRCNPAKLLLDPYAKAVEGDVNWDEAAYGYRFGQPDSRNDTDSAPFVPRSIVINPFFGWGHDRPPATPYHDTVIYEAHVKGLTINHPKIPERIRGTYAAIGHPEIIDHLTGLGVTAIELMPVHQFVTDHVLSERGLTNYWGYNSIGFFAPHNAYSSTGQRGGQVLEFKAMVKALHEANIEVILDVVYNHTAEGNHLGPTLSMRGIDNADYYRLVENDKRYYMDTTGTGNSLFMRSPHVLQMIMDSLRYWVIEMHVDGFRFDLAATLARELHEVDRLSAFFDLVQQDPVLSQVKLIAEPWDVGPGGYQVGNFPARWTEWNGMYRDTIRDLWRGEPASLPEFASRLTGSSDLYQDDSRRPAASINFVTCHDGFTLQDLVSYNGKHNEANGEHNRDGTDDNRSWNCGAEGPASLAIESLREQQKRNFLTTLFLSQGVPMISHGDELGRTQQGNNNVYCQDNELSWVDWSDVRENWLLLEFTRRLAKLRSDHPVFRRRRFFYGRPVRGSEDNLSDIAWFTPQGEKMTDADWNVGYAKSLAVFLNGDAITEPDRRGRQITDDSFLLLFNAHHDVIKFTIPKDYGEMWLTEIDTAMPITVDTRICRAGEDVPVVGRSVRVLRRV